The Verrucomicrobiia bacterium DNA window TTGAAAGACGCGGTGCCCGAAATCGTCGTGATCACGGACGTGGCCATGGACCCTTATTCCACGGACGGCCATGACGGGCTCGTGGCAGGGGGCAAGATCCTGAACGACGAAACGCTCGAGATCCTGGCGGCCATGGCGGTTTCCCAGGCCGAAGCCGGCGCGGATCTGGTCGCGCCTTCCGACATGATGGACGGCCGCGTCGCTTTCATCCGCGAGGCGCTGGACAAAGCCGGGCGCAAAGAAACCGGCATCCTTTCTTACGCGGTCAAATACGCGTCCGCGTTCTACGGCCCTTTCCGCGACGCGCTGGATTCCGCGCCGCGCTCGGGTGACAAAAAAACCTACCAAATGGATCCCGCGAATGTCCGCGAGGCGCTCCGCGAAGCCCAGCTCGACGTTTCCGAAGGCGCGGACATCATCATGGTGAAGCCTGCCCTTGCCTACCTGGACGTGATCGCGAAGGTGAAAGAGACGGCGAAGGTCCCGGTCGCGGCGTATCAGGTGAGCGGCGAATACGCCATGATCAAGGCCGCGGCGGAAAAAG harbors:
- the hemB gene encoding porphobilinogen synthase, whose amino-acid sequence is MPQAKTSSQPRKTVVRLTQRPRRNRTSEGLRRLVRETRLSPSDFVLPLFVMEGREEKSPVLSMPGVCRWTRDLLVKKAREAAKLGIPAVALFPCLGENRKDKTAAESVNPDGLLQTTVRALKDAVPEIVVITDVAMDPYSTDGHDGLVAGGKILNDETLEILAAMAVSQAEAGADLVAPSDMMDGRVAFIREALDKAGRKETGILSYAVKYASAFYGPFRDALDSAPRSGDKKTYQMDPANVREALREAQLDVSEGADIIMVKPALAYLDVIAKVKETAKVPVAAYQVSGEYAMIKAAAEKGWADEEKAMEETLLSIKRAGADIIFTYFAEAMAKKLGA